In Procambarus clarkii isolate CNS0578487 chromosome 13, FALCON_Pclarkii_2.0, whole genome shotgun sequence, the genomic stretch aacacccatcaccaaTCACCATTACCCATCACCaccgcccatcaccaccaccccccaccaccacccatcaccactacccatcactaccacccatcaccaccacccctcaccaacacccatcaccaacacccatcatCACTACGAAGCCTCAtcaacacccatcaccaccgcctatcacccattaccaccaccaatcataaccaccacccatcaccatcattcatcaccaccatcactcaccaccaccccgctcccccccccaccccatcaccaccacccatcaccaacaaAACTATTACACCACAACTCTCCTCACACGACTGCCAGCTTCtacttatataaatatttaattcattaCGATATTGGTATTTGTAATATAATAAAGTAGTTATCAGTGTTGGTGGAGCGCCGCTGCTACAGTCCTCTCCCCCACAGTATGAGGAAGCTGTGGTGtgcagcagtgttggtggtgacgctggtgagtgtggtgaggccTCAGTGTATCTCCAACAATGACAAGCTGGTGGTGACCTCCCCACCTGACCTGGCCCACATCACCCCCTTCAGCTTGGACCTCTTCAAGCAGCTCTATCCACCCACCGCCACAGGAAACTTTTTCTTCTCGCCCTACAGCGTGTGGACCGCCCTGGTCCTGGCCTACTTTGGGTCTGCTGGCAGGACTCGTCAGCAGCTGCAGGACACCCTTCGTCTCAGAGACCCTTCAACCACTCTGGCTACCTACAGGGCCCTCGACCGTCTGTGAGTCCACTCACATTCCTCACTTGTCATCTTAACTATTAtatgtataattaaatatttgAGTCCTCTTTAACTTGTTATTTATGAGCGTTTAGAAACGcatgtattatatataataattaagatGCCCCTACAGAACCGCAGAGAGACAGAGCAACACGAGTGACTATGTGATAGACTTGGCCAACAAAGTGTATGTGAAGAACAGCATTCCTCTTCGGGACTGCATCAGAGATGTCCTTAAGAAAGAGGTGGAGAACATCGACTTCTCACAGGTCAGTCTATTTCTGCATATCACCTTCTGTCTATATTTATTTGTGAAATATTATAATTCACATGAAGCCTCCTGGCCTCGTTACCAGTGTGACAGCAGGGTAGAGTACTTCAAGAGTCCCTCAAGTCCTCGTTACCAGTGTGACAGCAGGGTAGAGTACTTCAAGAGTCCCTCAAGACCTCGTTACCAGTGTGACAGCAGGGTAGAGTACTTCAAGAGTCCCTCAAGACCTCGTTACCAGTGTGACAGCAGGGTAGAGTACTTCAAGAGTCCCTCAAGACCTCGTTACCAGTGTGACAGCAGGGTAGAGTACTTCAAGAGTCCCTCAAGACCTCGTTATCAGTGTGACAGCAGGGTAGAGTACTTCAAGAGTCCCTCAAGACCTCGTTATCAGTGTGACAGCAGGGTAGAGTACTTCAAGAGTCCCTCAAGACCTCGTTACCAGTGTGACAGCAGGGTAGAGTACTTCAAGAGTCCCTCAAGTCCTCGTTACCAGTGTGACAGCAGGGTAGAGTACTTCAAGAGTCCCTCAATGCCTCGTCAACAGTGTGACAGCAGGGTAGAGCACTTCAGGAGTATCTCCTAGCCTCGTCAACAGTGTGACAGCAGGGTAGAGTACTTCAagagtgcagacgaggagtcacaataacgtgactgaaatatgttgacgaaacccacacactagaaagtgaagggacgacgacgtttcggcccgtcctgtacGGGCGCCAgagagctgagtggatagcgcttcggattcatagtcctgaggttccgggttcgatccccgatggaggcggagacaaatgggcaaaaagtttctttcatcctgatgcccctgttacctagcagtaaataggtacctgggcccgTACCTGCTGGGTACGGGCCCAGGTACCCGCAGGGCCCCCATACCCCCAGAAACAGCCTGTAGCAgcccagctgctacgggctgcttcctggggggtatgtaacaaaaaggaggcctggttgaagaccgggccgcggggacgctaagccctgaaatcatctcaagatatcctagatataccattctcaagtcgattgtgatgagagaaGGAGGCGAAGGCAATAAATTGGcaagagagagataaggagaagGAAATCATAGAGGAGgaaaaagcaaggcaaaaggtacgaaaggTAAAGTATAATAAAGGAATAAGAATaattcttaaaaaataaaggaaTAAGAAATaattcttaaaaaataaaggaataacaaataattaaaatataataaaggaataaaaaaaagGATCGTTAGAGAAAAcaaggaaaaaaaagaaagaaacaaactaagataAATGTAAGGGTAAGCCTACATTAGGTCAcgcttgttagaaagtttagagcagttgagtatatactgtgaaaggtgaGAGTCAACAGCAATAaaaccaggactcaagttcatgttggttatgttgtgtatcagagccgattcaacacgacggcgtctgtgtagaggcaggaaagattattttgaaggAAGACCAGTCAATAGAATGATTAGAATCccaaacatgacagaagagagcattgtttgtgtctgcagacttaacacttctttgtgttctttaagtctgtcattaagtgtacggccagtttcaccaaagtattggagaggacaagacgaacaggaaatagattaGACACCAgcggcattagaagcaggaggagcagtgtgaactagattgctgcgAAGtgcgttagtttgtcgaaaggtgagttttatgtcaagaggacgaaaggtattagtaaacgttttgagttcagatatgaagggaaggcagagcacagtgctactagagttggaagcaggtttagcatGAAAGAAATTTCGATTAGCTTGAGAGTAAGCacagtatataaaatacaaagggtaaccaaggcgagagaatgatttgtagataaaggcaatttcagaatcaagaaactgagggtcgctgatgcgtagagcgcggaggaagagagagacgaggacacttttcttaacagaaggaggatggtaggaaaagaagtgaatgtacatgccgctATGCAGTGGTTTgctgtagacagagaaagagaacccggacacagagctgtgaacgtgaacgtcaagaaaaggaaggagggaattagattcttaTTCAACTTTGATATGGATGGAAGGAGcctgattgttaagagaggagaggaaaggctggaaaagactaaggtcatgaggtcATAAAGAAAAATttaatcaacatagcgaagccagagagagagacgagtatcaatagaaggaagaagtaaAAGGAGAACAgtctcgaagtattccatgtagaaattggcaagaacaggggagagaggggaaccgatagcgacaccgaaagtttgagtgtaatatttaccgttgaaagagaaggagagtcaatacagagtctaatgagtttaaggaaaacgtcagtgggaagcgggagaggaagaaggaccCCAGtagccttctgtctaaggaaagagagaacgtcatcgaggggaacattagtgaacagagagtcgacatcatgactaagcatcttacaggatggctacaggcgcagtctttctattaagtcctgagcgtgatgaaggtgggcaggagaaaaagtgccaaggtaaggcgtcaaggttttagcgagccagtaggcaagaggatagccgacagagccccgtgaataaATGattggacgaagaggaacaccaggtttatgagtcttagataGACCCtaaaaataaggaagagaagggcagatgacacggaaacgtttattgagatcgaagtcaggaggacaaagactagagagctgtcttagtttgcggttaaaggaagctttaaggcgatccaaagggttagaagtttaGTGGACACCAGTTAGTTAGTAGacaccatgttatggtgtcttgtgcactatcactaaggtcttgtctgaacacctgagctgtggtcaccaccatgttatggtgtcttgtgcaccatcactaaggtcttgtctgaacacctgagctgtggtcaccaccatgttatggtgtcttgtgcaccatcactaaggtcttgtctgaacacctgagctgtggtcaccaccatgttatggtgtcttgtgcaccatcactaaggtcttgtctgaacacctgagctgtggtcaccaccatattatggtgtcttgtgcaccatcactaaggtcttgtctgaacacctgagctgtggtcaccaccatgttatggtgtcttgtgcactatcactaaggtcttgtctgaacacctgagctgtggtcaccaccatgttatggtgtcttgtgcactatcactaaggtcttgtctgaacacctgagctgtggtcaccaccatgttatggtgtcttgtgcaccatcactaaggtcttgtctgaacacctgagctgtggtcaccaccatgttatggtgtcttgtgcaccatcactaaggtcttgtctgaacacctgagctgtggtcaccaccatgttatggtgtcttgtgCACCATCACTAAGGTCTTGTCTGAACACCTGAGCTGTGGTGAccaccatgttatggtgtcttgtgCACTATCACTAAGGTCTTGTCTGAACACCTGAGCTTAGATTCTCTACAACAGTTAACTTCCAGTCCTCTGAAATTGGATTCAGAAAACTTTTTTCTTAAAATCCAAAGAACTTCTTTATGTTACTTCTCTAACTCTCCCCCTTGAAAGGTCGGTAGAAACTATTGTCAGCTTATAATGTGATGGATTGAAGAGTCACGTAAAGGCACTGAGCTTAATCTTATCGTTATTTTGACAGGCGGATAAAGCAGCTGCGACAATCAACCAGTTTGTGAACAAAACAACGCGAGGCAAGATCCCAACTGTGGTGACAGAGAGCGACGTGGCACCGACACTGATGGCGCTGGTCAACGCCGTCTACTTCAAAGGTTTCTGGTTGAATCAATTCAACCTAACCCAAACAACCAAGCAGAAGTTCTTCACCACCCCGAGCCAACACAGCCTTGTTGACATGATGACCCAACATGGAAAATTcagatttggtaaggttatatatacatatgcatatgtaaatgcatatgtatatatatatatatgtatatatatatatatatatatatatatatatatatatatatatatatatatatatatatatatatatgtatgtatatatatatatgtcgtacctagtagccagaacgcacttctatgcctactatgcgaggcccgatttgcctaataagccaagttttcatgaattaacagtttttcgactaccgaacctacctaacctaacttttttcggctacctaacctaaccaaacctattaagataagttaggttaggttaggtagggttggttaggttcggtcatatatctacgttatttttaactccaataaaaaagaatttacctcattcgtaatgaaatgggtagctctatcatttcattagaaaaaaattagagaaaatatattaattcaggaaaacttggcttatttggcaaatcgggccttgcatagtaggctgagaagtgagttctggctactaggtacgacatatatatatatatatatatatatatatatatatatatatatatatatatatatatatatatatatatatatatatatatatatatatgtcgtacctagtagccagaactcacttctcagcctactattcaaggccagatttgcctagtaagccaagttttcctgaattaatatatttactataatttttttcttatgaaatgataaagcaacccttttctctatgtatgaggtcaattttattttattggagttaaaattaacgtagatatatgaccgaacctaaccaaccctacctaacctaacctaacctatatttataggtaaggttaggttaggtagccaaaaaaagctaggttaggttaggttaggtaggttaggtagacgaaaaaacattaattcatgaaaacttggcttattaggcaaatcgggccttgaatagtaggctgagaagtgcgttctggctattaggtacgacatatatatatatgtgtatatatatatatatgtattggtgtatactggcagcaggttttctttcaaacatgtttcattgaatatgaccgcatattctgtatttattattttctggtttagggcttctatccctctaactattttcttagcatcagggcttaattgaaataggagttctccaaaactcattttcgtacttttaaggtgaagaaaagaagtgatttactatagagtgtattacacttatttgtatcatttgcactacgtttcgaacctccatggttcattctcaagtgaacagatcttacaatactagttgattttatacccgcattaggtcaggtgataatacaatgaaggtgaaaacatggggggatacataagggataaacataggggctgcagaaggcttattggcccatacgaggcatctcctatctaaacacaaagattaatccagtgtaattggcctgttatgttggacattgtcttctgtgttgtacatgcttcttctcgaagcatgcacaaaggaagcccctttcatcagtccacaaggagacatgtatttacaaatagacggagtagcaatgggctcccccttaggagttttatttgctaatttttatatgggaaccatcgaagatagggtcttcagtagcagacaaaaaccaactgtatactgccgttatgtagatgacatattcgtaatagtaaaagactcggatgaactaattgacctaaaaagacacctagagagagagtcagtactccgatttacacatgaaaatagtgaaaataacagtctgccattcttggatgtactaataacaaaaacaggaacctctttaagcaccaacgtatataccaagcccaccaacataggattatgcctgaacggtagaagtgagtgcccccaaagatacaaagccagtgttctcaatgcttatattcgtcgagcgcttacccactgctctgaatggagcaacgtgagtagagagtttgaaagagtaactcaggtattggtgaacaacggatatagcaacgcggaaataaacgctgctataagaagacacttggaccgttggtataattcagaacctagaacagaaaccacaacacccccaataaaattatattacaaatcaaccatgcacagtgaacatttaaaagaggaaagaataatgaaagaaataatccgtaaaggagtaaaaagcactactcctaaccaaaacataaacctgataatattctacaaaacgaagaagacttccgaactccttatcaaaaacagcccgaagccgacggagaaccctctacagcagtcaagcgttgtatacatgtacacttgcccccacgaaggatgtaaccttcaatgtaagtacataggtatgacgtcgaccaag encodes the following:
- the LOC123747684 gene encoding leukocyte elastase inhibitor-like gives rise to the protein MRKLWCAAVLVVTLVSVVRPQCISNNDKLVVTSPPDLAHITPFSLDLFKQLYPPTATGNFFFSPYSVWTALVLAYFGSAGRTRQQLQDTLRLRDPSTTLATYRALDRLTAERQSNTSDYVIDLANKVYVKNSIPLRDCIRDVLKKEVENIDFSQADKAAATINQFVNKTTRGKIPTVVTESDVAPTLMALVNAVYFKGFWLNQFNLTQTTKQKFFTTPSQHSLVDMMTQHGKFRFGASSELGAKVLEMPYKGKAASMLVLLPDNTPSGAPGKSATPLDAMLRRLSHDTLRHALTNLEEVEVELHFPRFKLEQTITEELKAALEALGIEDLFSIRSDLTNYVRGTNLSVKTVIHKAVVEVNEEGSEAAASTLIFIDRGPQPRVFRCDRPFVFFIRDNHTNTILFMGVYRKP